One window of Fusobacterium polymorphum genomic DNA carries:
- the ribE gene encoding 6,7-dimethyl-8-ribityllumazine synthase: protein MKVFEGKFNGQGVKIAIVAARFNEFITSKLIGGAEDILRRHEVQDDDINLFWVPGAFEIPLIAKKLAQSKKYDAVITLGAVIKGSTPHFDYVCAEVSKGVAHVSLESEIPVIFGVLTTNSIEEAIERAGTKAGNKGADAAMTAIEMINLIKGI, encoded by the coding sequence ATGAAAGTATTTGAAGGAAAATTTAATGGACAAGGAGTAAAAATTGCAATAGTTGCAGCTAGATTTAATGAATTTATTACATCTAAATTAATAGGTGGAGCAGAAGATATTTTAAGAAGACACGAAGTTCAAGATGATGATATAAATCTGTTTTGGGTACCTGGAGCATTTGAAATTCCTTTAATAGCTAAAAAATTAGCACAATCTAAAAAATATGATGCAGTTATAACATTAGGAGCAGTTATAAAAGGTTCTACACCTCATTTTGACTATGTATGTGCAGAAGTATCAAAAGGTGTTGCTCATGTTAGCTTAGAAAGTGAAATTCCTGTAATATTTGGAGTTTTAACAACTAATTCAATAGAAGAAGCTATTGAAAGAGCAGGAACAAAAGCAGGAAATAAAGGAGCTGATGCTGCTATGACTGCTATTGAAATGATAAATTTAATAAAAGGAATCTAA